The following proteins are co-located in the Solanum pennellii chromosome 1, SPENNV200 genome:
- the LOC107017163 gene encoding B3 domain-containing transcription factor VRN1-like — MLNPVFLEAPHGKAWEVEVEMSQGQIWLAKGWNDFCAYYSISVRSILMFTYIPCSHFHVAIYDQSRSEIEYPIHQDIEADEEEEVIPVLQDNASVIEEDIPVYIQANANVIEQDKEVGEANRRSEQVNPKIYRNRHNLVNLNGDNPYFEMVIKKAHATYMTIPLRFAQSTDIINMENMRLVMKKEQNGESI, encoded by the exons ATGTTAAACCCCGTGTTTCTTGAGGCTCCCCATGGAAAAGCTTGGGAGGTTGAAGTGGAAATGTCTCAAGGCCAAATTTGGCTAGCCAAAGGATGGAATGATTTCTGTGCCTATTACTCAATAAGCGTTAGGAGCATATTAATGTTCACATACATTCCGTGTTCTCACTTTCATGTCGCTATATACGATCAAAGTAGATCAGAAATTGAATATCCAATACATCAAGATATTGAAGCTGATGAAGAAGAGGAAGTTATTCCAGTCCTCCAAGATAATGCTAGTGTAATCGAGGAAGATATTCCAGTTTACATTCAAGCTAATGCTAATGTAATTGAGCAAG ATAAGGAAGTTGGAGAAGCTAATAGAAGAAGTGAACAAGTTAATCCAAAGATTTATAGAAATCGACACAACTTGGTGAACTTAAATGGTGACAATCCGTATTTTGAAATGGTTATAAAAAAGGCACATGCTACTTATATG ACTATCCCGTTGAGATTCGCCCAAAGTACAGATATAATCAACATGGAGAATATGAGGCTGGTTATGAAGAAGGAGCAGAATGGAGAGTCGATATAG